The following DNA comes from Candidatus Omnitrophota bacterium.
AAGGCCGGTGATCCGCCTGCCGAAGAAAGTAAACCTGCAGGCCCGGTGCTCGAAAGTGGAGGATCAGGGAGATCTGGGAAGCTGTACTGCGCAGTCTTTGGCGGGCAATCTAGAATTCCTTGACAATGAGGCCGACGGGCAATATACCGACGTAAGCCGGCTTTTTATCTACTATAACGAACGCCTGCTCATGGACAGCGTAGATTACGACTCCGGCGCCTCGCTTCGCGTGGGTATAAAGACTTTGAAGAACGACGGTGCCTGCGAGGAGAAACTCTGGCCATATGTCATAGAGCGTTTCGACCAGAAACCACTCCAAAAGTGTTACACCGATGCCAAGGAGCACAGGATAACCTCTTACCACCGCATCAGCGGCCTCAAAGAGATGCTTGTCTGCCTTGCGGAGGGTTTCCCGTTCGTATTCGGATTTACGGTCTACGAGAGTTTCGAGAACCAGGCCGTGGCGCGCACGGGTGTAATTAATATGCCGGAAAAAGACGAGAGGGCAGTCGGCGGCCACGCGGTCATGGCGGTCGGCTATGACCAAGGCGTCGAGCGCTTCATCGTCCGCAACTCGTGGGGCGAGAAGTGGGGCAAGAAAGGTTATTGCACCATGCCGTTTGAGTATTTAGAAACG
Coding sequences within:
- a CDS encoding C1 family peptidase, whose translation is MREHRHKYGWQPDIPDERDFLYRAIRPVIRLPKKVNLQARCSKVEDQGDLGSCTAQSLAGNLEFLDNEADGQYTDVSRLFIYYNERLLMDSVDYDSGASLRVGIKTLKNDGACEEKLWPYVIERFDQKPLQKCYTDAKEHRITSYHRISGLKEMLVCLAEGFPFVFGFTVYESFENQAVARTGVINMPEKDERAVGGHAVMAVGYDQGVERFIVRNSWGEKWGKKGYCTMPFEYLETLAADFWTIRK